The Bacillota bacterium genome has a segment encoding these proteins:
- a CDS encoding DUF3231 family protein — translation MKKEARQRQLSVQEAFVLWDLLKGKYDALELNEMYQTFAHDADLKFILGRLIETFNQHKESLEKIMKEFSIPGPDQYRGPSNWAGNPEALRDEFIALNSLTQLQSRVHGMLRAIRVCINNDRVRKVLLKMIKPELDHVELLVNYLKLKGWLATPPLYPSTPPDVTEIIDVTAVGKLWDHLTFRYDNIWLTKVFREVVHDGDFRIILERGLDKLAKQVEVLEKECKTFGITLPKRPAEVFITPSSSEVIDDDKIYRSILAGLQGAMQIHAEAATHTLVNDRIRHIFQDLLLQELDMFDKFVKYGKMKDWLHPCPNYRAE, via the coding sequence ATGAAGAAAGAGGCCAGGCAACGGCAGCTTAGTGTCCAGGAAGCCTTCGTCCTCTGGGATCTGTTGAAGGGCAAGTATGATGCCCTAGAACTGAATGAAATGTACCAAACCTTCGCCCATGATGCGGATCTCAAATTCATTTTGGGCCGGCTGATTGAAACCTTTAACCAGCATAAGGAGAGCCTGGAAAAGATCATGAAGGAGTTCTCCATACCCGGTCCCGATCAGTACCGGGGACCTTCCAACTGGGCCGGCAATCCGGAGGCCTTGCGGGATGAGTTCATTGCACTAAACAGTCTGACCCAGCTTCAGAGCCGGGTCCATGGCATGTTGCGGGCCATTCGGGTCTGTATTAATAACGATAGGGTCCGCAAAGTCTTGCTCAAGATGATCAAACCAGAACTCGACCACGTGGAGCTCTTGGTGAATTACCTAAAACTGAAGGGCTGGCTGGCAACCCCACCCCTGTACCCGAGCACTCCTCCCGATGTCACGGAGATCATCGACGTCACCGCGGTGGGCAAGCTGTGGGATCACCTCACCTTCCGATATGACAACATCTGGTTAACCAAGGTCTTCCGGGAGGTGGTCCACGATGGAGACTTTCGCATCATCCTGGAGCGCGGACTGGACAAACTGGCCAAACAAGTGGAAGTGCTAGAAAAAGAGTGCAAGACATTTGGTATAACCCTGCCCAAGCGACCTGCGGAGGTCTTCATCACCCCTAGCAGCTCGGAGGTAATCGACGATGATAAGATCTATCGGAGCATCTTGGCAGGGTTGCAAGGGGCCATGCAGATCCACGCGGAAGCAGCCACCCACACCTTGGTCAATGATCGGATTCGGCATATCTTCCAAGATCTTTTGCTACAGGAACTGGACATGTTCGACAAGTTCGTGAAATACGGGAAAATGAAGGACTGGTTACATCCCTGCCCCAATTACCGGGCGGAATAG
- a CDS encoding RNA methyltransferase, protein MAKPRVIRVTKADNNFQYLEVISRNRRKRHRYGVFLVETVKGINAALQYRWDIQAFIYPAQVELSRWAQDILQNSRAPVHYELNPRLMEELSDREETSELLALAAIPPDDLARIPIRKGFLMVVLDRPSNPGNIGTIIRSCDSFQAAGLVITGHSADLYDPQAVRSSISSLFALPTVRVPSYQELLPWFARIRERYPDFQIIGSSAKATKKITQVDFTRPTALILGNETSGLSHNFREICDEIAKIPIFGSTSSLNIACAASIFLYEIQRQRCAAPLIPGE, encoded by the coding sequence GTGGCAAAACCGAGGGTGATCCGGGTGACGAAAGCAGACAACAACTTCCAGTATCTGGAGGTAATCTCCAGAAACCGACGAAAAAGGCACCGTTACGGTGTCTTCCTCGTAGAGACCGTAAAGGGGATCAATGCGGCCCTCCAGTATCGGTGGGATATCCAGGCTTTCATCTACCCTGCGCAGGTGGAGCTTTCACGTTGGGCCCAGGACATCCTGCAGAATTCTAGGGCACCGGTGCACTATGAGTTGAATCCTAGGCTCATGGAAGAACTCAGCGACCGGGAAGAGACTTCGGAATTATTGGCCCTGGCCGCGATCCCGCCCGATGACCTGGCAAGGATTCCTATCAGGAAAGGCTTCCTTATGGTGGTCCTGGATCGACCCAGCAATCCGGGGAATATCGGGACGATCATCCGTTCCTGCGACAGCTTCCAGGCTGCGGGCCTAGTCATCACCGGACACAGCGCCGATCTTTATGATCCGCAGGCGGTACGCAGCAGCATCAGTTCCTTGTTTGCCCTGCCGACGGTCCGGGTGCCTTCCTACCAGGAATTGCTGCCTTGGTTTGCCCGGATCAGGGAGCGCTATCCCGATTTTCAGATCATCGGCTCTAGCGCCAAAGCCACCAAAAAAATCACCCAAGTGGACTTCACCCGTCCCACCGCGCTAATCCTAGGCAATGAAACCAGCGGACTCAGCCACAACTTCCGGGAAATCTGCGATGAAATCGCTAAGATTCCCATCTTCGGTTCCACCAGTTCGTTGAACATTGCCTGTGCCGCCTCGATCTTTCTTTACGAAATCCAGCGGCAAAGATGCGCCGCTCCGCTCATTCCTGGGGAGTAA
- a CDS encoding bifunctional homocysteine S-methyltransferase/methylenetetrahydrofolate reductase, with protein MSKEFLEIIKEQVLLADGAMGTMLIEAGVPAGSCLEEVVLTNPTLVQSIHEQYIKQGAQVIQTHTFGANAGKLSRYGLHHKTEQINREAVKIARKAAGTDVFVAGSVGPTGKLLRPFGSLSQREATEIYSQQIKALLAAGVDLLIIETISQTEEALAAVQAARQLDADIPIVCQMSFLRDGKTAMGIAPQTMVEELEKAGVDVLGVNCGAGVQALIDVLHALHSLTQLPLSIQPNAGLPEIVNRRTYYYSSPAYFASKVPEFVAGGARLIGGCCGTRPEHIGAMAKALRALRPVTVVTERVPTPSTEPEALPTPRESRFARMLGNQFLTTVEIDPPKGTNLDKVFAGVKMLLDVGVDAINISDSPMARVRLSPIAIGHRLLEEVNTESILHFTCRDRNILGIQSELLGAHALGLRNILALTGDPPTIGDHPEASGVFDVDSLGLVRIIAALNNGTDLAGNPLDQKTNFCIGVAANPAAANLDLEMQRLEGKIEAGAHFVQTQPIYDIKLLERFLDCLRSRSIEIPVLVGVLPLVSVRNMEFLHNEVPGIVIPEGVQARMYQAPPDRQAQMGVEIAREFLVQARELVQGVYFMPPLGRYSMVVEILKGLE; from the coding sequence ATGTCCAAAGAGTTTCTGGAGATAATCAAAGAACAGGTCCTACTAGCCGATGGTGCCATGGGCACGATGCTCATAGAAGCCGGAGTTCCCGCGGGCAGCTGTTTAGAAGAAGTGGTGTTGACTAACCCCACTTTGGTACAAAGCATTCATGAACAATACATCAAGCAAGGAGCCCAAGTGATCCAGACCCACACCTTCGGGGCCAATGCGGGGAAACTGTCCCGGTACGGGTTACACCACAAGACAGAACAGATCAATCGCGAAGCGGTGAAAATTGCCCGGAAGGCTGCGGGTACGGATGTGTTTGTAGCAGGATCCGTGGGCCCCACGGGGAAACTGCTGCGTCCCTTCGGGTCTTTATCCCAAAGGGAGGCGACGGAGATCTACTCCCAGCAAATCAAGGCCTTATTGGCCGCGGGCGTAGATCTGCTGATCATTGAGACCATCTCCCAGACCGAGGAAGCCCTGGCGGCGGTACAAGCAGCCCGCCAGCTAGATGCTGACATCCCTATCGTTTGTCAGATGTCTTTCCTGCGGGACGGGAAGACTGCGATGGGAATTGCTCCCCAGACGATGGTGGAAGAGCTGGAAAAGGCGGGCGTGGATGTTTTGGGGGTAAATTGCGGGGCCGGGGTGCAAGCACTGATCGATGTATTACATGCCCTACACTCCTTGACCCAATTGCCCCTGTCGATTCAACCCAATGCCGGATTACCGGAAATTGTGAACCGTCGCACATACTACTACTCCTCCCCGGCCTATTTCGCCAGTAAAGTGCCCGAATTTGTGGCGGGCGGCGCCCGGTTGATCGGGGGCTGTTGCGGCACAAGACCCGAACACATCGGTGCCATGGCCAAGGCCCTACGGGCCCTGCGGCCGGTAACGGTGGTGACGGAGCGTGTCCCAACCCCATCCACCGAACCGGAAGCACTACCCACCCCACGGGAGTCCCGCTTTGCCCGGATGCTGGGTAACCAGTTTCTTACAACCGTGGAGATCGATCCTCCCAAAGGCACCAATCTAGACAAGGTCTTCGCCGGAGTCAAAATGCTGCTGGATGTGGGCGTCGATGCCATCAACATCTCCGACAGTCCCATGGCCCGGGTCCGCCTAAGTCCTATCGCGATTGGCCATCGGTTACTAGAGGAAGTAAACACCGAGTCCATCCTTCATTTCACCTGCCGGGACCGCAACATCCTGGGGATCCAATCGGAGTTGTTGGGGGCCCACGCACTGGGATTGAGGAACATTCTGGCCTTGACTGGGGATCCGCCCACCATCGGTGATCATCCCGAGGCCAGTGGTGTCTTCGATGTGGATTCCCTGGGTCTAGTGCGGATCATTGCCGCGCTGAACAATGGGACCGATCTGGCGGGCAATCCCTTGGACCAGAAGACCAATTTCTGCATCGGCGTGGCCGCCAACCCCGCCGCGGCGAATCTAGATTTGGAGATGCAACGGCTAGAAGGAAAAATCGAGGCAGGAGCCCACTTCGTGCAGACTCAACCCATCTATGACATTAAGCTCCTGGAACGCTTCTTGGATTGTCTGCGGTCCCGATCCATCGAGATCCCAGTCCTGGTGGGAGTACTACCCTTAGTCAGTGTGCGAAACATGGAGTTTTTACACAATGAGGTACCGGGAATTGTCATCCCCGAAGGGGTCCAGGCCCGGATGTATCAAGCCCCACCGGATCGTCAGGCCCAGATGGGCGTGGAAATTGCCCGGGAATTCCTAGTCCAGGCTAGGGAACTGGTGCAGGGTGTGTACTTCATGCCTCCCCTTGGTCGCTACTCCATGGTGGTAGAGATCTTAAAGGGTTTGGAGTAG
- a CDS encoding FMN-binding protein → MRVMAGILGVLVVVALAVLIYLSCGLRQGAILAISNVDFSALPDGIYRGTYQGGRWTNTVEVAVLSGMIRSIRVIKDVQFQLDHVREQVLERIVEEQSTVVDAVSGATVTSKAYMKAVENALTPQE, encoded by the coding sequence TTGCGAGTAATGGCAGGCATTTTGGGCGTGCTTGTGGTGGTGGCACTTGCTGTGTTGATCTACCTATCCTGTGGTTTGAGGCAAGGGGCGATCCTTGCCATTTCCAATGTCGATTTCAGTGCTTTGCCCGATGGGATCTACCGCGGCACCTACCAGGGCGGCCGCTGGACCAACACCGTGGAAGTAGCGGTGCTTAGTGGGATGATCCGGTCTATCCGGGTGATCAAAGATGTCCAGTTCCAGTTGGATCATGTACGGGAACAGGTGCTTGAACGTATTGTCGAAGAACAATCGACGGTGGTGGATGCGGTTTCCGGTGCCACGGTGACCTCCAAGGCCTACATGAAGGCGGTGGAAAACGCGCTTACTCCCCAGGAATGA
- a CDS encoding ATP-grasp domain-containing protein, with product MDVLITYNTPVNRADEHYLAHAGVMQEVRDVGRACLELGYRFKVLGIGRNLPEELKRLADTNADVVFNLCESIRESSKAQALFTGYLELLGFKFTGSDSVGMFNAVNKQVSYALLQNAGLPVPKTWPLDRWQAVDCFPVLVKPVAEDGSIGITQDSIATNPEELKAIVMKRKDPVKWLIQQYVEGREFYVSILEDEHLRTLALAEATFQDLPPGYRRILSYDAKWIEGSVEQAAYRRICPAPVGAEEAKLYEKLACRAFQLIGLRHYGRVDLRVDQQGQPYIIDVNANPDITKGQGFPFAAEAAGITYPELIDSILKLALADKQRGPWS from the coding sequence GTGGACGTACTGATCACATATAACACCCCAGTGAACCGAGCCGATGAACATTACCTGGCCCACGCCGGGGTGATGCAGGAAGTTAGGGACGTGGGGCGGGCTTGCTTGGAATTGGGATACCGCTTTAAGGTCTTGGGTATTGGCAGGAATCTCCCCGAAGAGCTAAAGCGCCTTGCGGATACCAACGCGGATGTGGTGTTTAACCTCTGTGAGAGTATCAGGGAAAGTAGCAAGGCCCAGGCCCTTTTTACCGGGTACTTAGAACTACTGGGGTTCAAATTCACCGGTTCAGACAGTGTGGGTATGTTCAATGCCGTAAACAAGCAGGTTTCCTATGCACTTTTGCAAAACGCTGGTCTGCCCGTCCCCAAGACCTGGCCCTTGGACCGGTGGCAGGCGGTAGACTGCTTCCCAGTCCTGGTTAAGCCTGTGGCCGAAGATGGCAGTATCGGCATCACCCAGGATAGCATCGCCACTAATCCGGAAGAACTAAAGGCCATTGTTATGAAGAGGAAAGACCCGGTGAAGTGGTTGATTCAGCAATATGTGGAGGGCAGGGAGTTTTATGTCAGCATCCTGGAGGATGAACATCTGCGGACCTTAGCCTTGGCTGAAGCAACCTTCCAAGATCTGCCACCGGGGTACCGGCGGATCCTCTCCTATGATGCTAAATGGATTGAGGGGTCTGTAGAGCAGGCGGCCTATCGGCGGATTTGCCCTGCGCCTGTTGGGGCCGAAGAGGCTAAGTTGTATGAAAAGCTGGCCTGCCGGGCCTTTCAGTTGATCGGTCTGCGGCATTATGGGCGGGTGGACCTGCGGGTGGATCAACAGGGACAGCCTTACATTATCGATGTGAACGCCAATCCGGACATTACGAAAGGGCAGGGTTTTCCCTTCGCCGCGGAGGCGGCGGGTATTACCTACCCTGAGTTAATCGATAGCATCCTGAAGCTAGCTTTAGCCGATAAACAGCGGGGTCCCTGGTCCTAG